In Gymnogyps californianus isolate 813 chromosome 20, ASM1813914v2, whole genome shotgun sequence, a single window of DNA contains:
- the LOC127024350 gene encoding neuferricin produces the protein MWRGAAAALLCLGAACLLGRGFDPRAWLLPPRGRLLSAAELGRYRGAAGEPGLYLAVLGRVFDVERGRRHYGPGGAYSGLAGRDATRAFATGDFTQAGLVDDVSALSPGEMLAIQSWLSFYGDNYDPVGKLVGRFYDENGAPTEALRQAEAAIEEALKFQAESKQRKQQFPPCNSEWSSAKGSRFWCSRQSGGVNRDWTGVPRKLYRPGSGGSHCVCVRTTGPPWGQPDSTEHGGRGDLDNPHLEEYDGCHPLAEQCVLQV, from the exons ATgtggcggggcgcggcggcggcgctgctgTGCCTGGGGGCCGCCTGCCTGCTGGGCCGCGGGTTCGATCCCCGCGCCTGGCTGCTgccgccccgcggccgcctGCTGAGCGCCGCCGAGCTGGGCCGGTaccgcggggcggcgggcgagCCCGGCCTCTACCTCGCCGTGCTGGGCCGCGTCTTCGACGTGGAGCGCGGCCGCAGGCACTACGGCCCCGGCGGCGCCTACAGCGGCCTCGCAG GGAGAGATGCCACCAGAGCGTTTGCCACTGGCGACTTCACGCAGGCGGGGCTGGTGGACGACGTCTCGGCGCTGTCGCCGGGCGAGATGCTCGCCATCCAGAGCTGGCTCTCATTCTACGGCGACAACTATGATCCCGTGG GGAAGCTGGTGGGCAGATTCTATGATGAAAATGGGGCACCGACAGAAGCCTTGAGGCAGGCTGAGGCTGCGATTGAGGAAGCTCTGAAGTTccaagcagaaagcaagcagaggaagcagcagtTTCCACCCTGCAACTCTGAATGGAGCTCTGCTAAGGGCAGCCGATTCTGGTGCTCCAGACAGAG TGGGGGAGTGAACAGAGACTGGACTGGAGTCCCCCGGAAGCTGTACCGGCCTGGTTCGGGGGGGAGTCACTGTGTGTGCGTGAGGACGACCGGTCCCCCGTGGGGCCAGCCGGACTCCACCGAGCACGGCGGCAGAGGCGATCTGGATAACCCTCACCTGGAGGAATATGACGGCTGCCATCCGCTGGCCGAGCAGTGTGTCCTGCAGGTGTGA